CGGGCGGGGCAACAAGAACCGCGCCGGCGATGCTCGCCACCGCACCACCCGCGAAGCGATGGAGCGGCTGTTCGAAACCTGTCTCGAGTTGCACCGGCGCGGCATCGACAAGGATTTCGTCACCGGCAACAACGATACCGACGGCCCTTTCCTGCTGCACTGGGTGCAGCGCCGCTTCCCGGAGAAGGCTGCGCACATCGAGGCCAAGCTGCGCCAGTGGGGCGGCAACGCCAGCGGTGTGAACGTGGCCAACATCGACAACCTCGGCATCGTCCACCCGGATACGATGTGGTGGCATGTGCCGCTGGGCGACGTGCGCCAGCGCGCCTTCGGCGAAATCTGGAACGATCTGTCCAATCCCCTGCTCGCGGGCCTGAAGCAGCATCCGCGCACGCTCGAGGGACGCTGCGGCGCCTGTCGCTACCTCGACATCTGCAACGGCAGCTCGCGCGTGCGCGCGGCGCAAGTCACCGGCAACCCCTGGGCGGAGGACCCGGCCTGCTATCTCGATGACGACGAGATCGGCGTGTGCGCGCAGGACTACGGTGCCGAGCGCGTGCGGACCACGCCCTGGAGCCGTACGGGCAAGGTGTCGGCATGAAAATGGCGGCACCCCTGCTCGCCGGCCTGTTCCTGCTGCTCGGCGGCGGCACGGCCGCGGCGCTTGCCGCCGCTGCACCGTCGGCCAAGGCGCAGCCTGCCGCGGGGGGCGCTGTCGAGGCCCACCCTCCGGCGGCGCCGTCCCGGGCTGCGGACCTGTACCAGCAGCACTGCGCGGCCTGCCATGCGCCCACCCGCTACGGCGCGATGGGGCCGGCGCTGCTCCCCGACAACCTCGCCCGCCTGCGCAAGGCCGAGGCCGTGAAGGTGATCGCCGAGGGCCGCACCGCCACCCAGATGCCGGGCTTCGCCGCCCAGCTGAGCAAGGACGAGATCGCCGCGATCGCCGACTGGATCTACACCCCGGTGACTCCGGAGCCGCGCTGGAGCGACGCCGATATCGTCGCTTCGCGCATCCAGCACGTCGATCCGGCCACGCTCTCCGACAAGCCGGTGTTCGACGCCGATCCGCTCAACCTCTTCCTCGTGGTGGAGGCGGGGGATCATCACGTCAGCGTTCTCGACGGCGACAAGCTCGAGCCGATCCACCGCTTCCAGTCGCGCTTCGCGTTGCACGGCGGGCCGAAGTTCGCCGCCGACGGACGCTACGTGTTCTTCGCCTCGCGTGACGGCTGGATCACCAAGTTCGACCTGTGGAACCTCAAAGTGGTGGCCGAAGTCCGCGCCGGCATCAACACCCGCAACGTCGCCGCTTCGCCCGATGGCCGCCATGTCGCGGTGGCGAACTACCTGCCGCACAACATCGTGCTGCTCGACGGCGAGCTCGGCCTGATCAAGACGATCGAGGCGGGCGATCGGGACGGCAAGCAGACATCAAGGGTCTCGGCCGTCTACGATGCGAGTCCGCGCCAGTCTTTCATCGCCGCGCTGAAGGACGTGCCCGAAGTGTGGGAGATCAGCTACACGAAGGCGGTCGAGGACATCCCCACCGGCTTCATCCACGACTACAAGCAGCGTGAGGGCAGCTTCATCCCCGGCTACCTGAACCCGCGCCGCACGATCCTGGCCGAGCCGCTCGACGACTTCTTCTTCACCCAGGATTATTCGGAACTGATGGGGGCCTCGCGCGCCGGGGTGGGCCAGGTGGTGAATCTGGACGTGCGCAAGAAGATCGCCGACCTGCCGCTGGACGGCATGCCGCATCTGGGCTCGGGGGTGACCTGGGAATGGACCGACGCCGCGGGCAAGGTCCGCACCGTGATGGCCAGCACCAACCTGAAAGCGGCCGAAGTCACCGTGATCGACATGCAGAGCTGGGAAGTGATCCGCCGCATCCGCACCCGCGGCCCGGGCTTTTTCCTGCGCAGCCATCGCAGCAGCCCGTACGCCTTCGTCGATTCGATGATGAGCGCCGAAGCCAGGCACATTCTGCAGGTGATCGACAAGCGCAGCCTCGAAGTGGTCAAGGAGATCGCTGCCCCGCCGGGGCGGACGCTCGCCCACGTCGAATTCACCCGTGACGGCCGCTACGCGCTGGCCAGCCTGTGGGAAGACGAGGGCGCGGTGATCGTCTACGATGCGCACTCGCTGGACGAGATCAAGCGCCTGCCGATGCGCAAGCCGGTGGGCAAGTACAACGTCTGGAACAAGATCACGCGCGAGGAAGGCACCAGCCACTGACGGCGTCCGCCCGTGCCCGCACCCCCAATCGAATGAACGAGACAACACGATGGCCCTGATTCCGCTCGAAGAACCCACGACCAAGCGCATTCCGCCCGAGACCTTTTCACTGTGGGCGCTTGCCTTCCGCCCGCTCTACCTGCTTGCCGCGCTGTTTGCCGCGATTGCGATCCCGGTGTGGGCGATCGCCCATTCGGGCGGAATCGAGCTGCCGATCCCGGGAATGTGGTGGCATGCGCACGAGATGATCTTCGGTTTCGCCGTGGCGGTGATCATCGGCTTCCTGCTCACCGCCGGGCGCAACTGGACCGGGCTCGACACCCCCAGCGGCCGGCCGCTGATGATGCTCGCCGCGCTGTGGCTGGCGGGGCGGCTGGCGATGGCTTTCGGCAGCGGTGTCTGGGTTGCGATCGTCGATCTGGCCTTCCTGCCGGCGGCGGCGGCGGTGCTGCTGCGCGTGCTGGTGAAGGCGAAAAGCACGCGCAACTACTTCGTCGGCATGCTGCCGGCGATGCTGGCGCTGGCGAACCTGTTTTTCCATCTCGCCGTGCTCGGGGTCATCGATGCCGACCCGCTGACGGCGATGCACCTGGCGCTGGGCCTGATCGTGGTGCTGGAGACGATTGTCGGCGGGCGGGTGATTCCGATGTTCACCTTCAATGGCTTGCGCGGAGTCAAGCAGTGGCGCGACGTTCGCCTCGACTGGGCGGCGGCGATCGCCACCGGCGTGGCCTTGCTGCTGTGGGCGCTCGGCGCCGGGGCGTGGGCGGGCCCGCTGTCGCTGCTGGCGGCGGTGCTGCAGGCGGTGCGCCTGGGCGGGTGGAACCCGTGGGCGACGCGCGGCACGCCGCTGCTGTGGGTGCTGCACCTGGGCTACCTGTGGATTCCGCTCGGCCTGGCGCTGGTCGCGCTGGCGCAGTTCGGCGTCCTGCCGCGCTCGGCCGGCATCCATGCGCTGGCGGTCGGGGCGACCGGGGGGCTGATCATCGGCATGATCACCCGCACCGCGCTGGGCCACACCGGGCGCATGCTGGTGGCGGGGCCGATGGAAACCGCCGCCTATGCGCTGGTGCTGCTTGCGGCGCTGGTGCGGGTGCTTACCGTCGCCCTGATCCCGGCGGCCCAGGTCGGCGGCGTGCATGCCGCAGCCACGCTGTGGTCGCTCGGCTTCCTGGTCTATCTGTGGCGCTATGGACCGTTCCTGCTGCGCGCGCGGGTCGATGGCAAGGCCGGTTGAACGCCCCCGGAGGCGCTTGATCGCATGAATGGAACGGGCCCTGCGGGGCCCATTCCATTTTCCGGGGCGGGATCGGGATCAGCCCAGGCTGCGGCGCAGCCGGCCGATATCGGCGATGTG
The window above is part of the Thauera aromatica K172 genome. Proteins encoded here:
- a CDS encoding nitrite reductase, with amino-acid sequence MKMAAPLLAGLFLLLGGGTAAALAAAAPSAKAQPAAGGAVEAHPPAAPSRAADLYQQHCAACHAPTRYGAMGPALLPDNLARLRKAEAVKVIAEGRTATQMPGFAAQLSKDEIAAIADWIYTPVTPEPRWSDADIVASRIQHVDPATLSDKPVFDADPLNLFLVVEAGDHHVSVLDGDKLEPIHRFQSRFALHGGPKFAADGRYVFFASRDGWITKFDLWNLKVVAEVRAGINTRNVAASPDGRHVAVANYLPHNIVLLDGELGLIKTIEAGDRDGKQTSRVSAVYDASPRQSFIAALKDVPEVWEISYTKAVEDIPTGFIHDYKQREGSFIPGYLNPRRTILAEPLDDFFFTQDYSELMGASRAGVGQVVNLDVRKKIADLPLDGMPHLGSGVTWEWTDAAGKVRTVMASTNLKAAEVTVIDMQSWEVIRRIRTRGPGFFLRSHRSSPYAFVDSMMSAEARHILQVIDKRSLEVVKEIAAPPGRTLAHVEFTRDGRYALASLWEDEGAVIVYDAHSLDEIKRLPMRKPVGKYNVWNKITREEGTSH
- a CDS encoding NnrS family protein, producing the protein MALIPLEEPTTKRIPPETFSLWALAFRPLYLLAALFAAIAIPVWAIAHSGGIELPIPGMWWHAHEMIFGFAVAVIIGFLLTAGRNWTGLDTPSGRPLMMLAALWLAGRLAMAFGSGVWVAIVDLAFLPAAAAVLLRVLVKAKSTRNYFVGMLPAMLALANLFFHLAVLGVIDADPLTAMHLALGLIVVLETIVGGRVIPMFTFNGLRGVKQWRDVRLDWAAAIATGVALLLWALGAGAWAGPLSLLAAVLQAVRLGGWNPWATRGTPLLWVLHLGYLWIPLGLALVALAQFGVLPRSAGIHALAVGATGGLIIGMITRTALGHTGRMLVAGPMETAAYALVLLAALVRVLTVALIPAAQVGGVHAAATLWSLGFLVYLWRYGPFLLRARVDGKAG